A genomic window from Streptomyces brevispora includes:
- the araD gene encoding L-arabinonate dehydratase: MTPEAGRITSQELRSHQWYGTDGLRSFSHRARTRQLGYLPEEHLGKPVIAILNTWSDINPCHVHLRDRAQAVKRGVWQAGGFPLEFPVSTLSETFQKPTPMLYRNMLAMETEELLRSYPVDGAVLLGGCDKSTPALLMGAASVDLPAVFVPAGPMLPGHWRNEVLGSGTDMWKYWDDKRAGLIGDCEMAELESGLARSPGHCMTMGTASTLTAAAEALGVTVPGASSIPAVDSGHDRMAAQSGLAIVELVWRQRKLSDILTAQAYEDAVATVLALGGSTNAVIHLIAMAGRSGIKLTLDDFDRIARTVPVLANLRPGGKYLMEDFHFAGGLPGFLARLTDVLHLDRPTVAHDTLREQLDGALVHNSDVIRERDNPLADEGGVAVLRGNLCPDGAVIKHIAAEPHLLRHTGPAVVFDDYQEMQRTINDPAAALTPDHVLVLRNAGPKGGPGMPEYGMLPIPDYLLKQGVRDMVRLSDARMSGTSYGACVLHIAPESHVGGPLALVRTGDLITLDVEARLLHLDVPEEELSRRRAEWTPPANRYERGYGALYQDQITQADTGCDFAFLARPGEVPDPYAG, encoded by the coding sequence ATGACCCCCGAGGCCGGCCGCATCACCTCCCAGGAGCTGCGCAGCCACCAGTGGTACGGCACGGACGGACTGCGCTCCTTCAGCCACCGCGCCCGCACCCGCCAGCTCGGCTACCTCCCCGAGGAGCACCTCGGCAAGCCGGTCATCGCGATCCTCAACACCTGGTCCGACATCAACCCCTGCCACGTCCATCTGCGCGACCGCGCACAGGCGGTCAAGCGGGGCGTCTGGCAGGCGGGCGGCTTCCCGCTCGAATTCCCCGTCTCCACGCTCTCGGAGACGTTCCAGAAGCCGACCCCGATGCTCTACCGCAACATGCTGGCGATGGAGACGGAGGAGCTGCTGCGCTCCTACCCCGTCGACGGCGCGGTGCTGCTGGGCGGCTGCGACAAGTCGACGCCCGCACTGCTGATGGGCGCCGCCTCCGTCGACCTGCCGGCCGTCTTCGTGCCGGCCGGGCCGATGCTGCCGGGGCACTGGCGCAACGAAGTCCTCGGCTCCGGCACCGACATGTGGAAGTACTGGGACGACAAGCGGGCCGGACTCATCGGCGACTGCGAGATGGCCGAACTGGAGAGCGGGCTCGCCCGCTCTCCCGGCCACTGCATGACGATGGGCACCGCCTCCACGCTGACGGCCGCGGCCGAGGCACTCGGCGTCACCGTCCCCGGCGCCTCCTCCATCCCGGCCGTCGACTCCGGCCACGACCGGATGGCCGCACAGTCGGGACTGGCGATCGTCGAACTGGTCTGGCGACAAAGGAAGTTGTCGGACATCCTCACGGCGCAGGCGTACGAGGACGCCGTCGCCACGGTCCTCGCGCTCGGCGGCTCCACCAACGCCGTCATCCACCTCATCGCGATGGCGGGCCGCTCCGGGATCAAGCTCACCCTCGACGACTTCGACCGCATCGCCCGCACCGTCCCGGTGCTGGCCAATCTCCGCCCCGGCGGGAAGTACCTCATGGAGGACTTCCACTTCGCCGGCGGGCTGCCCGGATTCCTGGCCCGGCTCACCGACGTACTGCACCTGGACCGGCCCACCGTCGCGCACGACACCCTGCGCGAACAGCTCGACGGCGCGCTGGTGCACAACAGCGACGTCATCCGGGAACGCGACAACCCCCTCGCCGACGAGGGTGGCGTGGCGGTGCTGCGCGGCAACCTCTGCCCGGACGGAGCGGTCATCAAGCACATCGCCGCCGAACCGCACCTGCTGCGCCACACGGGTCCCGCGGTCGTCTTCGACGACTACCAGGAGATGCAGCGCACCATCAACGACCCGGCCGCGGCCCTCACCCCGGACCATGTGCTGGTGCTCCGCAACGCCGGCCCCAAGGGCGGCCCCGGCATGCCCGAGTACGGCATGCTCCCGATCCCCGACTACCTGCTGAAGCAGGGTGTACGGGACATGGTGCGGCTCTCCGACGCCCGGATGAGCGGCACCAGTTACGGGGCCTGCGTGCTCCACATCGCACCCGAGTCCCATGTCGGCGGCCCCCTCGCCCTCGTCCGCACCGGTGACCTGATCACCCTGGACGTCGAGGCGCGCCTGCTCCATCTCGACGTACCGGAGGAGGAGCTGTCGCGGCGCAGGGCCGAGTGGACGCCGCCCGCCAACCGGTACGAGCGCGGATACGGGGCGCTCTACCAGGACCAGATCACCCAGGCCGACACCGGCTGCGACTTCGCCTTCCTGGCCCGGCCGGGAGAAGTGCCCGACCCGTACGCCGGCTGA
- a CDS encoding dihydrodipicolinate synthase family protein, translating into MDLAPLKAALADVVAIPVTPFATDGTIDTAAHRALLRRLLDGGVRILTPNGNTGEFYALTPEERRAVTELTIDEAGGRAAILAGVGHDVPTAVAAAEHARDAGAEMVMVHQPVHPYVSQDGWIDYHRAIAGAVPGLGVVPYIRNPHLDGECLAALADSCPNVIGVKYAVPDAARFAAFARDAGLDRFVWIAGLAELYAPSYFSAGATGFTSGLVNVAPGVSLAMLEALRAGDHPAAMKVWERIRRFEELRADRQSADNVTVVKEALASLGLCGRDVRPPSRVLPEPRRAEVADQVAGWSI; encoded by the coding sequence ATGGACCTCGCACCGCTGAAGGCGGCCCTCGCAGACGTCGTGGCGATCCCCGTGACGCCGTTCGCCACGGACGGCACCATCGACACGGCGGCGCACCGCGCCCTGCTGCGACGGCTGCTCGACGGCGGCGTACGCATCCTCACCCCGAACGGCAACACCGGTGAGTTCTACGCGCTCACCCCCGAGGAGCGGCGCGCCGTCACCGAGCTGACCATCGACGAGGCGGGCGGCCGCGCCGCGATCCTGGCCGGGGTCGGGCACGACGTGCCGACCGCCGTCGCCGCGGCCGAGCACGCCCGGGACGCCGGGGCCGAGATGGTGATGGTCCACCAGCCCGTCCACCCTTACGTCTCGCAGGACGGCTGGATCGACTACCACCGGGCCATCGCCGGGGCCGTTCCCGGACTCGGCGTCGTGCCCTACATCCGCAACCCGCACCTGGACGGGGAGTGCCTGGCCGCGCTCGCCGACAGCTGCCCCAACGTCATCGGCGTCAAGTACGCCGTCCCGGACGCCGCCCGCTTCGCCGCCTTCGCCCGGGACGCGGGTCTTGACCGGTTCGTCTGGATCGCCGGCCTCGCCGAGCTGTACGCCCCCTCGTACTTCTCCGCCGGCGCCACCGGATTCACCTCCGGCCTCGTCAACGTCGCCCCCGGTGTCTCACTGGCCATGCTGGAGGCGCTGCGGGCCGGCGACCACCCGGCCGCGATGAAGGTCTGGGAGCGGATCCGCCGATTCGAGGAGCTGCGCGCCGACCGGCAGTCCGCCGACAACGTGACAGTCGTCAAGGAGGCCCTGGCCTCGCTCGGCCTGTGCGGCCGCGATGTGCGCCCGCCCAGCCGGGTGCTGCCCGAGCCGCGGCGCGCCGAGGTCGCCGACCAGGTCGCGGGGTGGTCCATATGA
- a CDS encoding GntR family transcriptional regulator has product MTFAPTPIPSRTQYVLEAIKHAILTAQLRPGQALVETELAAQFGVSKTPVREALKTLAGTGLVVMSQYKGAIVRLVDATMAREVYDVRLLLEPEALRRSITRKASLDEAQEALERADSAGDKADRSLANRDFHRALYLSCGNPLLARMLDEVRDQAALVSTVAWAAVPSWEREAAEHREILRLALADDADAAAGALHDHIASFVRRAFPDDEDGGGAA; this is encoded by the coding sequence ATGACCTTTGCGCCCACCCCGATTCCGTCCCGCACCCAGTACGTGCTGGAGGCGATCAAGCACGCGATCCTCACGGCGCAGCTGAGACCAGGGCAGGCGCTCGTCGAGACCGAGCTCGCCGCACAGTTCGGGGTCTCCAAGACCCCCGTCCGCGAGGCGCTCAAGACCCTCGCCGGTACCGGACTGGTCGTCATGAGCCAGTACAAGGGCGCGATCGTGCGGCTGGTCGACGCGACCATGGCCAGGGAGGTGTACGACGTGCGGCTGCTGCTCGAACCGGAGGCGCTGCGCCGCTCCATCACCCGCAAGGCCTCGCTCGACGAGGCCCAGGAGGCCCTGGAACGGGCCGACTCGGCCGGCGACAAGGCGGACAGGTCGCTCGCCAACCGGGACTTCCACCGGGCGCTCTACCTGTCCTGCGGCAACCCGCTGCTGGCGCGGATGCTCGACGAGGTCCGCGACCAGGCGGCCCTCGTGTCGACCGTCGCCTGGGCGGCCGTCCCGTCCTGGGAGCGGGAGGCGGCCGAGCACCGCGAGATCCTGCGGCTCGCGCTCGCCGACGACGCGGACGCGGCCGCCGGGGCCCTGCACGACCACATCGCGTCGTTCGTCCGCCGCGCGTTCCCCGACGACGAAGACGGGGGCGGCGCGGCGTGA
- a CDS encoding MFS transporter: MTTGSATGRVLRDRTAGLFLAAVVVSGFGSSAMSPAAGIWVKSLTGSDSLAALALFTVWLPVLFGPALGALTDRLPRQPLLVGANVVMALLLTTLTAVDSAGRIWLLFAVLVLYGTSSVLMDAAESALVARAVDARLLGDFNGLRMTANEGMKLVAPLTGAALCARFGGASVALLDAVSFALAAGLYGLLRVRGPEPAAAGDPEGGRGAGMRQVWGSEVLRPLVLAGSVTMLCAGLNGATLYAVIDKTLGHSPAYAGVLSAAQGIGSVAIGLLAGPLLRRLPERVFTAAGIAVFAVAVGLRAVPYDAVALVACGLIGAGLPCVLIAAMTAVQRETPDALLGRTAATANTLMMAPNAVALALGAGLVALVDVRVLLPLVGAVALAAAVVLVTGRRGAPTRSPAGPRPSSAEA, translated from the coding sequence ATGACGACAGGGTCGGCAACGGGGCGGGTACTGCGGGACCGGACGGCGGGGCTGTTCCTGGCCGCGGTCGTCGTCTCCGGATTCGGCAGCTCGGCGATGTCGCCGGCGGCCGGGATCTGGGTCAAGTCGCTGACCGGCTCGGACAGTCTGGCGGCGCTCGCCCTGTTCACCGTCTGGCTGCCGGTGCTCTTCGGTCCGGCTCTCGGGGCGTTGACCGACCGGTTGCCCAGGCAGCCGCTGCTGGTCGGGGCGAACGTCGTGATGGCCCTGCTGCTGACCACGCTGACCGCGGTGGACTCGGCGGGGCGGATCTGGCTCCTGTTCGCGGTGCTCGTGCTGTACGGGACGAGTTCCGTGCTGATGGACGCGGCGGAGTCGGCGCTGGTCGCGCGGGCCGTGGACGCCCGGCTGCTGGGGGACTTCAACGGGCTGCGGATGACGGCGAACGAGGGCATGAAGCTGGTGGCCCCGCTCACCGGCGCGGCGCTCTGCGCGCGCTTCGGTGGCGCCTCGGTGGCCCTGCTGGACGCGGTCTCCTTCGCGCTGGCCGCCGGGCTCTACGGGCTGCTGCGGGTACGGGGGCCGGAGCCGGCGGCGGCCGGGGACCCGGAGGGCGGCCGGGGCGCCGGGATGCGTCAGGTGTGGGGGTCCGAGGTGCTGCGGCCGCTGGTGCTCGCCGGATCGGTCACGATGCTGTGCGCCGGGCTCAACGGGGCGACGCTGTACGCCGTCATCGACAAGACGCTCGGCCACTCCCCCGCGTACGCGGGTGTGCTCTCCGCGGCGCAGGGCATCGGGTCGGTCGCCATCGGGCTGCTGGCCGGGCCGCTGCTGCGGCGGCTGCCGGAACGGGTGTTCACGGCGGCGGGCATCGCCGTGTTCGCGGTGGCGGTGGGCCTGCGGGCGGTGCCGTACGACGCGGTGGCACTGGTGGCGTGCGGGCTGATCGGGGCCGGGCTGCCGTGCGTGCTGATCGCCGCGATGACGGCGGTACAGCGGGAGACCCCGGACGCGCTGCTGGGCCGCACGGCCGCGACCGCCAACACGCTGATGATGGCGCCCAACGCGGTGGCGCTGGCGCTCGGCGCGGGGCTGGTCGCGCTGGTGGACGTGCGGGTGCTGCTGCCGCTGGTGGGCGCGGTGGCGCTGGCGGCCGCGGTGGTCCTGGTGACGGGCCGGCGAGGGGCGCCGACGCGCTCCCCCGCCGGCCCGCGCCCCTCATCGGCCGAGGCGTGA
- a CDS encoding 5-dehydro-4-deoxyglucarate dehydratase, with translation MTSAPLAARLTAVAGPLFFPVTAYGPDGSVDLDVFRAHVRKGVDAGAAAVFACCGTGEFHALTPDEFRLVVAAAVEETAGQVPVVAGAGYGTALAVQFAKLAEEAGADGLLAMPPYLVVADQEGLLAHYTALAAATGLETIVYQRDNAVFTPRTVVALARTPGIIGLKDGYGDLDLMQRIVSAVRTALPGRDFLYFNGLPTAELTGLAYRGIGVALYSSAVFAFAPDIALAFYRALESGDDDLVNGLLDHFYRPLVELRAKGRGYAVSLVKAAVRLQGLDVGEVRSPLTEPPAAHIKELTEIIASGRALLERSGDDTGERG, from the coding sequence GTGACCTCAGCCCCACTTGCCGCCCGACTCACCGCTGTCGCCGGGCCGCTCTTCTTCCCCGTCACCGCCTACGGACCCGACGGCTCCGTCGACCTCGATGTCTTCCGCGCGCATGTGCGCAAGGGCGTCGATGCCGGTGCGGCGGCCGTGTTCGCCTGCTGCGGCACGGGTGAGTTCCATGCCCTGACGCCCGATGAGTTCCGCCTCGTCGTCGCCGCGGCCGTCGAGGAGACCGCCGGTCAGGTGCCCGTCGTGGCGGGCGCCGGATACGGCACCGCCCTCGCGGTCCAGTTCGCGAAGCTCGCCGAGGAGGCGGGCGCGGACGGGCTCCTCGCCATGCCTCCGTACCTGGTCGTGGCCGACCAGGAGGGGCTGCTGGCCCACTACACGGCACTCGCGGCCGCCACCGGCCTGGAGACGATTGTCTACCAGCGCGACAACGCCGTCTTCACCCCCCGGACCGTGGTCGCCCTGGCCCGGACGCCGGGCATCATCGGCCTCAAGGACGGCTACGGCGACCTCGACCTGATGCAGCGCATCGTCAGCGCCGTCCGCACCGCCCTGCCCGGCCGGGACTTCCTGTACTTCAACGGGCTGCCCACCGCCGAGCTCACCGGCCTCGCCTACCGGGGCATCGGCGTCGCGCTCTACTCCTCCGCCGTCTTCGCCTTCGCACCCGATATCGCCCTGGCCTTCTACCGGGCCCTCGAATCCGGCGACGACGACCTCGTCAACGGGCTCCTGGACCACTTCTACCGGCCGCTCGTCGAACTGCGCGCCAAGGGCCGCGGCTACGCGGTCTCCCTGGTCAAGGCGGCCGTCCGGCTCCAGGGCCTGGACGTCGGCGAGGTGCGCAGCCCGCTCACCGAGCCGCCGGCCGCGCACATCAAGGAGCTGACCGAGATCATCGCGAGCGGCCGCGCGCTGCTGGAGCGGAGCGGCGACGACACCGGGGAGCGCGGGTGA
- a CDS encoding NAD-dependent epimerase/dehydratase family protein, with translation MPAPRTVLLTGAAGGLGTLMRGLLPAHGYELRLFDLVPVEGEPDAITADLGDKEALREAVRGVDAIIHLAGISLEASFDKILRANIEGTHNLYEAALAEGVRRIVFASSNHAVGFTPRPLPGDPLIPVETPHRPDSFYGLSKSFGEDLAQLYWDRHGLETVSVRIGSCFPEPTSVRMLSVWMSPADGARLFDAALSAENVGHTVIHGSSDNTRLWWDLTSARSLGYEPKDDSEPYAAKLIAEQGELDPDNPDHAHLGGHFCTNPPIWPH, from the coding sequence ATGCCCGCTCCCCGCACCGTCCTGCTCACCGGCGCCGCCGGCGGCCTCGGCACGCTGATGCGCGGACTGCTGCCCGCCCACGGCTACGAGCTCCGCCTCTTCGACCTGGTCCCCGTCGAGGGCGAACCGGACGCGATCACCGCCGACCTCGGGGACAAGGAGGCGCTGCGCGAGGCCGTGCGGGGCGTCGACGCGATCATCCACCTCGCGGGGATCTCGCTGGAAGCCTCGTTCGACAAGATTCTCCGGGCGAACATCGAGGGCACCCACAACCTCTACGAGGCAGCGCTCGCGGAGGGCGTGCGCCGGATCGTCTTCGCCTCCTCCAACCACGCCGTCGGATTCACCCCCCGCCCGCTCCCCGGCGACCCGTTGATCCCGGTCGAGACCCCGCACCGCCCGGACAGCTTCTACGGCCTCTCCAAGTCCTTCGGCGAGGATCTCGCCCAGCTCTACTGGGACCGGCACGGCCTGGAGACGGTCTCCGTGCGCATCGGCTCCTGCTTCCCCGAGCCCACATCCGTACGGATGCTCTCGGTCTGGATGAGCCCCGCGGACGGCGCCCGGCTCTTCGACGCCGCGCTCAGCGCCGAGAACGTGGGGCACACCGTCATCCACGGCTCGTCGGACAACACCCGGCTGTGGTGGGACCTGACCTCGGCGCGCTCGCTCGGCTACGAGCCGAAGGACGACTCGGAGCCGTACGCGGCGAAGCTCATCGCCGAGCAGGGCGAACTCGACCCGGACAACCCGGACCACGCCCACCTCGGCGGCCACTTCTGCACCAACCCGCCGATCTGGCCGCACTGA
- a CDS encoding TerD family protein — MTAMTPGSNIPLSAPRVAVDVAAPVRLDVSGLLLTVDGKVRSDDDFIFYNQPTGPGVTYRSGGGTAPDAIVVDTAAVPTGIEKIVVTASPDGAGQTFQGVEPTATLRNADDGSVLATFTPPRLGTETALVVMEIYLRGGAWKARAVGQGYADGLAGIATDFGVSVEKPAAAPAPVAPPVPAAAPRISAAAPATPPAPPAAAPVPPATGRINLDKGRVSLRKNQTVSLVKGGRPLLSQVKMGLGWEPAFRGKDIDLDASVIAYGPNRNHLDSCYFGKLSILNGAIKHSGDNLTGEGVGDDEVIVVDLGRIPAEATGLVFTVNSFTGQKFTEVAKAYCRLIDAATGDELVRFDLTSAEPQTGVIMAKLIKQFSGEWEMTAVGDFVKSRTVRGMVKPAAQSL; from the coding sequence ATGACCGCTATGACACCCGGCTCGAACATCCCTCTCTCCGCCCCCCGCGTGGCGGTGGACGTCGCCGCTCCGGTGCGGCTCGACGTATCGGGCCTGCTGCTCACCGTCGACGGCAAGGTGCGCTCCGACGACGATTTCATCTTCTACAACCAGCCCACGGGCCCCGGTGTGACCTACCGCTCCGGCGGCGGCACCGCACCTGACGCGATCGTGGTGGACACCGCCGCGGTGCCGACCGGCATCGAGAAGATCGTCGTCACGGCGAGCCCGGACGGAGCGGGCCAGACCTTCCAGGGCGTCGAGCCCACCGCCACCCTGCGCAACGCGGACGACGGCAGTGTGCTCGCCACCTTCACCCCGCCCCGGCTCGGTACCGAGACCGCGCTCGTGGTCATGGAGATCTATCTGCGGGGCGGCGCCTGGAAGGCCCGCGCGGTGGGCCAGGGCTATGCCGACGGGCTGGCCGGCATCGCCACCGACTTCGGCGTCTCGGTCGAGAAGCCCGCCGCCGCTCCCGCCCCGGTGGCACCCCCGGTGCCCGCCGCCGCCCCGCGGATCTCCGCCGCCGCGCCGGCCACCCCGCCGGCCCCGCCCGCCGCGGCTCCGGTGCCCCCGGCTACCGGCCGGATCAACCTGGACAAGGGCCGGGTCAGCCTGCGGAAGAACCAGACGGTGTCGCTGGTCAAGGGCGGCCGGCCGCTGCTCTCCCAGGTCAAGATGGGCCTCGGCTGGGAGCCCGCGTTCCGGGGCAAGGACATCGACCTGGACGCGTCGGTGATCGCCTACGGCCCGAACCGCAACCATCTGGACAGCTGCTACTTCGGCAAGCTCTCCATCCTGAACGGCGCCATCAAGCACTCGGGCGACAACCTCACGGGCGAGGGCGTCGGGGACGACGAGGTGATCGTCGTCGATCTGGGCCGGATTCCGGCGGAGGCGACCGGTCTGGTCTTCACGGTCAACTCATTCACCGGCCAGAAGTTCACCGAGGTGGCCAAGGCCTACTGCCGGCTGATCGACGCGGCCACCGGCGACGAGCTGGTCCGCTTCGACCTGACGAGCGCCGAACCGCAGACCGGCGTGATCATGGCCAAGCTGATCAAGCAGTTCTCCGGCGAGTGGGAGATGACCGCGGTCGGCGACTTCGTGAAGTCACGCACCGTCCGGGGCATGGTCAAGCCCGCCGCCCAGTCACTCTAG
- a CDS encoding alkaline phosphatase PhoX, producing MAFTRREFTRQSALTGAGIALTGTVAALATAPGALAAGDSKHGHDDHGHDDHGNGHDGHGHSHEPGYGALLPDPKGIVALPAGFSYKIITHSGVTKLESGEFTPSNHDGTAAFEGARGVTLLVNNHELAGTRPDWEHPVPLTDGLVYDAVAAGGCTVVETRRDGRTAEWVGIAGTSTNCAGGATPWGTWLTCEETEDRAGKNGLLKDHGYVFEVDPSDRRANRDPRPIKAFGRYAHEAVVIDPKQGHAYLTEDASGPNGLLYRWVPPHGFKHGRGKLRTLAADAGVLQATKCFDRSGKFVDDLSRATKIGTVYGVDWVDVPDRDARTVSVRKQFGDQEVTRARKLEGMWWGDGGAYIVSSFARAESPVQHDGQVWFYDPKRRTLTLKVLLGINAAPSEDGAFDGPDNITVSPYGGLVIAEDGEGVQHLFGATESGRTYPIARNELNAGTAQKPEYSEFTGVTFSPDGKTLYANIQTPGIMLAITGPWKRHSRREQ from the coding sequence ATGGCCTTCACGCGCAGGGAATTCACCAGACAGTCCGCCCTCACCGGTGCCGGCATCGCCCTCACCGGAACCGTCGCCGCGCTGGCCACCGCGCCCGGCGCCCTCGCCGCCGGGGACTCGAAGCACGGCCACGACGACCACGGCCACGACGACCACGGCAACGGCCACGACGGTCACGGACACAGCCACGAGCCCGGCTACGGGGCGCTGCTCCCCGACCCGAAGGGCATAGTCGCGCTGCCCGCCGGATTCTCGTACAAGATCATCACCCACAGCGGTGTCACCAAGCTGGAGAGCGGCGAGTTCACCCCCTCCAACCATGACGGCACGGCCGCCTTCGAGGGCGCTCGCGGCGTCACCCTGCTGGTGAACAACCACGAGCTGGCCGGCACCCGCCCCGACTGGGAGCACCCGGTCCCGCTCACCGACGGCCTCGTCTACGACGCGGTCGCGGCCGGCGGCTGCACCGTCGTGGAGACCCGCCGCGACGGCCGCACCGCCGAATGGGTCGGCATCGCCGGCACCTCCACCAACTGCGCCGGTGGCGCCACCCCGTGGGGCACCTGGCTCACCTGCGAGGAGACCGAGGACAGGGCCGGCAAGAACGGTCTGCTCAAGGACCACGGCTACGTCTTCGAGGTCGACCCGTCCGACAGGCGCGCCAACCGCGACCCGCGACCCATCAAGGCGTTCGGCCGGTACGCGCACGAGGCCGTCGTCATCGACCCCAAGCAGGGCCACGCCTACCTCACCGAGGACGCGTCCGGCCCCAACGGACTGCTCTACCGCTGGGTCCCGCCGCACGGCTTCAAGCACGGCCGCGGCAAGCTGCGCACGCTCGCAGCGGACGCCGGTGTCCTTCAGGCCACCAAGTGCTTCGACCGGAGCGGCAAGTTCGTCGACGACCTCTCGCGCGCCACGAAGATCGGCACGGTCTACGGCGTGGACTGGGTCGACGTCCCCGACCGTGACGCCAGGACCGTCTCGGTGCGCAAGCAGTTCGGCGACCAGGAAGTCACCCGGGCCCGCAAGCTCGAAGGCATGTGGTGGGGCGACGGCGGCGCCTACATCGTCTCCTCGTTCGCCCGTGCCGAGAGCCCCGTCCAGCACGACGGCCAGGTCTGGTTCTACGACCCGAAGCGCCGCACACTGACGCTGAAGGTGCTTCTCGGCATCAACGCCGCCCCCTCCGAGGACGGCGCCTTCGACGGCCCGGACAACATCACCGTCTCGCCGTACGGCGGCCTGGTGATCGCCGAGGACGGCGAGGGCGTCCAGCACCTGTTCGGGGCCACCGAGAGCGGCCGCACCTACCCCATCGCGCGCAATGAGCTGAACGCCGGAACCGCGCAGAAGCCGGAGTACAGCGAGTTCACCGGAGTCACGTTCTCGCCCGACGGGAAGACGCTCTACGCCAACATCCAGACGCCGGGGATCATGCTGGCCATCACCGGCCCGTGGAAGCGTCACTCCCGACGCGAGCAGTAG
- a CDS encoding antibiotic biosynthesis monooxygenase: MSVEFVSRPDFTRADAGIVKTGTWDVGTPERQRRTVGAIPDAWAGREWPQPGPLSYTVHEAEDGKTFFPYARWKDQESYRAYARGGRDARNDGVDAAVPGIERLGPHTYELYRSASLGGPDAREPGCVVIVDVEFEGADRARQRDWVDAVFEALGTDPAPAPGGIGGHFHVSTDGTRVLNYAQWVSAQAHADALAGHGNGVGSWTPQWERVQNHPGTTGGGVHRYTPALSLRPGVQGR, from the coding sequence ATGAGCGTGGAATTCGTGTCCCGGCCCGATTTCACCCGAGCGGACGCGGGGATCGTCAAGACCGGCACCTGGGACGTCGGCACGCCGGAGCGGCAGCGGCGGACCGTCGGGGCCATCCCGGACGCGTGGGCCGGCCGGGAGTGGCCGCAGCCGGGCCCGCTCTCGTACACCGTCCACGAGGCGGAGGACGGGAAGACGTTCTTCCCCTACGCGCGGTGGAAGGACCAGGAGAGCTACCGGGCGTACGCCCGCGGCGGCCGGGACGCGCGCAACGACGGTGTCGACGCGGCCGTGCCGGGGATCGAGCGGCTCGGGCCGCATACGTACGAGCTCTACCGCTCCGCGTCGCTCGGCGGGCCGGACGCGCGGGAGCCGGGGTGCGTCGTGATCGTCGATGTCGAGTTCGAGGGGGCGGACAGGGCCCGTCAACGTGACTGGGTGGACGCCGTGTTCGAGGCACTCGGGACGGACCCGGCACCCGCGCCGGGCGGCATCGGCGGGCACTTCCACGTGAGCACCGACGGAACCCGGGTACTCAATTACGCGCAATGGGTGAGCGCACAGGCCCATGCCGACGCGCTCGCCGGTCACGGGAACGGGGTCGGGTCGTGGACACCGCAGTGGGAGCGGGTACAGAACCATCCCGGAACGACCGGCGGCGGTGTGCACCGCTACACCCCCGCGCTCAGTCTGCGACCGGGGGTTCAGGGGCGGTAA